A section of the Devosia rhizoryzae genome encodes:
- the yciA gene encoding acyl-CoA thioester hydrolase YciA translates to MMEKTTTEPQGSLTIRTLAMPADTNPAGDIFGGWVMSQMDIAGAIAAVERVRGRVVTVAVEAMTFIAPVKVGDVLCVYTRIERVGTTSVTVGIEAWVRRNRLDDRQQVTEARFVYVSLDENGQKRAIPAE, encoded by the coding sequence ATGATGGAAAAGACCACGACCGAGCCACAGGGCAGCCTCACCATCCGCACGCTGGCCATGCCGGCCGATACCAATCCAGCGGGCGATATCTTTGGCGGCTGGGTGATGAGCCAGATGGATATTGCTGGTGCCATCGCGGCGGTAGAAAGGGTGCGCGGCCGCGTGGTGACGGTTGCGGTGGAGGCCATGACCTTCATCGCGCCGGTCAAGGTTGGCGACGTGCTCTGCGTTTATACGCGGATCGAGCGGGTGGGGACGACGTCGGTGACGGTGGGCATCGAAGCCTGGGTGCGGCGCAACCGGCTGGACGACCGCCAGCAGGTGACCGAGGCGCGCTTTGTTTATGTGTCGCTCGACGAAAATGGACAGAAGCGGGCCATCCCGGCCGAGTAG
- a CDS encoding SH3 domain-containing protein, which translates to MHRQTRKKIVNLATGVAVAAAAVVVFLPAAQAAPGTVTQNVNVRSGPGTNYGVVDTARAGTAVDVQQCQGSWCYITKPGPDGWVSSQYVSGGGGGGQAQQPGINFGINVPGGPSINFGVGQQPQPQPPRPGPRPPVVQPVYEDVCFYDRTRLRGASFCLEQGAGLRDLGDWADRISSIDNPSGLSVQICTDENYRGCRTYTTSASSLGDLDDYSASVRVR; encoded by the coding sequence ATGCACCGTCAGACCCGCAAGAAGATCGTCAACCTGGCTACTGGCGTCGCCGTAGCAGCAGCAGCCGTCGTCGTGTTCCTGCCCGCAGCGCAGGCCGCTCCCGGTACCGTTACCCAGAACGTCAATGTGCGCTCGGGTCCGGGCACGAACTATGGTGTGGTCGACACCGCACGCGCCGGGACCGCTGTCGATGTGCAGCAGTGCCAGGGTTCGTGGTGCTATATTACCAAGCCAGGTCCTGATGGCTGGGTCTCGTCGCAGTATGTGAGCGGCGGTGGTGGTGGTGGTCAGGCCCAGCAGCCGGGCATCAATTTCGGCATCAACGTGCCGGGCGGTCCGTCGATCAATTTCGGCGTCGGTCAGCAGCCGCAGCCCCAGCCGCCGCGTCCGGGCCCGCGCCCGCCGGTCGTGCAGCCGGTCTATGAGGATGTGTGCTTCTATGACCGCACGCGTCTGCGTGGTGCCAGCTTCTGTCTCGAACAGGGCGCAGGCCTGCGTGACCTTGGCGATTGGGCCGACCGCATCTCGTCGATCGACAATCCTTCGGGCCTCAGCGTCCAGATCTGCACCGACGAAAACTACCGCGGCTGCCGCACCTACACGACCAGCGCTTCGTCGCTCGGTGATCTCGACGATTACAGCGCCTCGGTTCGCGTCCGTTAA
- a CDS encoding peptidase inhibitor family I36 protein — translation MRSLFAFVLALVLAIAPTAPSMALSESGSHGWSRAALTLHSGPGNEYDIVGEIPGEVAIKILRCQKLWCNVDGPGGRGWTRNGAIDFGKDPYWPILDPDAPQRDLAGGAMCFYAGTNYTGRSFCADTGDVFQDLALWGWDNQISSIQVVTPTSAAICRDRFFQSYCERIVESQPAIDPYLRKNLSSVRVY, via the coding sequence ATGCGCTCGCTGTTTGCCTTTGTCCTTGCTTTGGTCCTTGCCATTGCGCCCACGGCGCCGAGCATGGCGCTTTCAGAATCGGGAAGCCACGGCTGGAGCCGTGCAGCGCTGACGCTTCATTCCGGCCCGGGCAACGAATACGATATCGTGGGTGAGATCCCGGGCGAAGTGGCCATCAAGATCCTGCGCTGCCAGAAGCTCTGGTGTAATGTGGATGGCCCGGGCGGCCGCGGCTGGACACGGAACGGCGCCATCGACTTCGGCAAAGATCCGTACTGGCCGATACTTGATCCCGATGCGCCGCAGCGGGACCTCGCAGGTGGCGCAATGTGCTTCTATGCGGGCACGAACTATACTGGCCGTTCCTTCTGTGCCGATACGGGCGACGTGTTCCAGGATCTGGCGCTCTGGGGCTGGGATAACCAGATTTCCTCAATTCAGGTTGTGACGCCAACCAGCGCCGCCATTTGCCGCGACCGGTTCTTCCAGTCCTATTGTGAGCGGATCGTCGAAAGCCAGCCGGCTATCGATCCGTATCTGCGGAAAAACCTTTCCTCGGTCCGCGTCTACTAA
- a CDS encoding response regulator, producing the protein MNLSEIGFLVADPSDLYRELFRRLLYGFGAKKVLEARDTQTAKRLMVDRGVDFLICAADLPTLGAPNKPGSGLAFVKSIRLDTKHPQRAIPMIVTMGTARRVSVGQSRDSGVNFVLSKPVSAVVLYDRINWIARRPRPFWESPSYFGPDRRFREIDFDTMPKRRQSDLSEAEPADAE; encoded by the coding sequence GTGAATTTGTCGGAGATCGGTTTTCTTGTAGCCGATCCCAGCGATCTATACCGGGAGCTCTTTCGTCGCTTGCTCTATGGGTTCGGCGCCAAGAAGGTCCTGGAGGCCCGCGACACCCAGACCGCCAAACGCCTGATGGTGGATCGTGGCGTTGATTTCCTGATCTGCGCCGCCGATCTGCCCACCCTTGGCGCGCCCAACAAGCCCGGCAGCGGCCTTGCCTTCGTCAAATCCATTCGCCTCGACACCAAGCACCCGCAACGCGCCATTCCCATGATCGTCACCATGGGGACGGCCCGCCGCGTTTCAGTAGGTCAGTCACGCGACAGCGGCGTCAATTTCGTCCTGTCCAAGCCGGTGTCTGCGGTCGTGCTCTACGATCGCATCAACTGGATAGCCCGCCGCCCCCGCCCATTCTGGGAAAGCCCGAGCTATTTCGGCCCGGACCGCCGCTTCCGGGAGATCGATTTCGACACCATGCCTAAGCGGCGCCAATCTGACCTTTCAGAAGCCGAGCCCGCCGATGCCGAGTGA